One part of the Cyprinus carpio isolate SPL01 chromosome B12, ASM1834038v1, whole genome shotgun sequence genome encodes these proteins:
- the zgc:123217 gene encoding testisin, translating into MELSVILLSFIAILFSMEVAADCGVAPLNTRVVGGTDASAGNWPWQVSVHYNSRHICGGTLIHSQWVMTAAHCIISSTNLNSWTLYLGRQTQTSSAANPNEVRVGIQSITVHPKYNNTLFNNDISLMKLSQPVTFTPYIRPVCLASRGSIFHNATFCWATGWGNIGKNQPLPAPQALQEVEVPVVGSSQCSCQYKPLGDAIITAQMICAGRTDKGICQGDSGGPLQCKQGSVWVQAGITSFGTSLGCAKAGFPEVYSRVSEFHTWVTENVEGAAIGFVTFLSNGTDSSFTCSASLQLSHYSNFIILFMTLISHLQSL; encoded by the exons ATGGAGTTGTCAGTGATCCTGCTCAGCTTTATAGCCATTTTGTTCAGTATGGAGG TGGCTGCAGACTGTGGAGTAGCTCCTCTAAATACGCGTGTAGTGGGCGGCACTGATGCTTCTGCGGGTAACTGGCCCTGGCAGGTCAGTGTCCATTACAACAGCAGACACATCTGTGGAGGAACCCTGATCCACAGCCAGTGGGTGATGACGGCCGCTCACTGCATCATCTC CAGTACTAACCTCAACAGCTGGACTCTGTACCTTGGAAGACAAACCCAGACCTCGTCTGCTGCAAACCCAAATGAAGTAAGGGTTGGTATTCAGTCCATCACCGTCCATCCAAAGTACAACAACACACTGTTCAATAATGACATATCCCTGATGAAACTGAGCCAGCCTGTAACCTTCACTCCATACATTCGTCCGGTCTGCCTGGCATCCAGAGGGAGCATCTTTCACAACGCCACATTCTGCTGGGCTACAGGCTGGGGGAACATCGGCAAAAACC AACCGCTGCCGGCTCCGCAGGCTCTTCAGGAGGTGGAGGTCCCAGTTGTGGGCAGCTCACAGTGCAGCTGCCAGTATAAACCATTAGGTGATGCTATAATCACAGCACAGATGATCTGTGCAGGGAGAACAGACAAAGGAATCTGTCAG GGAGATTCTGGAGGTCCGTTACAGTGCAAACAGGGTTCTGTGTGGGTCCAGGCTGGAATCACCAGCTTTGGGACGAGTCTGGGCTGCGCCAAAGCAGGTTTTCCAGAGGTGTATTCACGTGTCTCTGAGTTCCACACGTGGGTAACGGAGAATGTGGAAGGAGCCGCCATTGGCTTCGTGACCTTTTTGTCCAATGGCACAGACAGCAGCTTCACATGCTCTGCCTCACTTCAGCTTTCACACTACTCTAATTTTATCATTCTCTTCATGACACTCATCTCACACTTACAGTCACTTTAA
- the LOC122139046 gene encoding fructose-bisphosphate aldolase A-like, which translates to MPHAYPFLSPDQKKELSDIAQRIVAPGKGILAADESTGSVAKRFQSINAENTEENRRLYRQLLFTADDRILPCIGGVILFHETLYQKTDDGKPFSQLIKERGMVVGIKVDKGVVPLAGTNGETTTQGLDGLYERCAQYKKDGADFAKWRCVLKITPTTPSHLAIIENANVLARYASICQMHGIVPIVEPEILPDGDHDLKRCQYVTEKVLAAVYKALSDHHVYLEGTLLKPNMVTAGHSCSHKYSPQEIAMSTVTALRRTVPPAVPGITFLSGGQSEEEASINLSAINQCPLSKPWALTFSYGRALQASALKAWGGKKENSKACQEEFVKRAINNSAAAVGKYVCKGDTGSAAGESLFVANHAY; encoded by the exons ATGCCTCACGCATATCCATTCCTGAGCCCCGATCAGAAGAAAGAGCTGAGCGATATCGCTCAGAGGATCGTCGCGCCAGGAAAGGGAATTCTTGCAGCTGATGAGTCCACAG GCAGCGTTGCAAAGCGCTTCCAGAGCATCAACGCTGAGAACACAGAGGAGAACAGGAGGCTGTATCGTCAGCTGCTTTTTACCGCAGACGACCGCATCCTGCCCTGCATTGGTGGAGTCATCCTTTTCCATGAGACGCTCTATCAGAAGACTGATGATGGCAAGCCTTTCTCTCAGCTGATCAAGGAGAGAGGCATGGTGGTTGGAATCAAGGTGGACAAGGGTGTTGTACCTCTGGCCGGCACCAACGGAGAAACGACCACACAGG GTCTGGATGGGCTGTATGAGCGCTGCGCTCAGTATAAAAAAGATGGTGCTGACTTTGCCAAATGGCGCTGTGTGTTAAAGATCACCCCCACTACTCCATCCCATCTGGCTATCATTGAGAATGCTAATGTACTCGCCCGCTATGCCAGCATCTGCCAGATG CATGGCATCGTGCCCATCGTGGAGCCTGAGATCCTGCCTGATGGTGACCATGATCTGAAGAGATGCCAGTATGTGACAGAGAAGGTCCTGGCGGCTGTGTACAAGGCTCTGTCAGATCACCATGTGTATCTGGAGGGAACCCTTTTGAAACCCAACATGGTGACAGCTGGCCACTCCTGCTCCCACAAGTACTCTCCTCAGGAGATCGCCATGTCCACTGTCACCGCCCTGCGCCGCACTGTTCCACCGGCCGTTCCTG GCATCACCTTCCTGTCCGGAGGCCAGAGCGAGGAGGAGGCCTCGATCAATCTGAGCGCCATTAACCAGTGTCCCCTAAGCAAACCCTGGGCGCTCACCTTCTCTTACGGCCGGGCCCTACAAGCCTCTGCACTGAAAGCCTGGGGGGGCAAGAAGGAGAACAGCAAAGCCTGCCAGGAGGAGTTTGTCAAGAGAGCCATA AACAACAGCGCAGCAGCTGTCGGTAAATACGTCTGCAAAGGAGACACCGGATCAGCGGCGGGAGAGTCTCTATTTGTGGCCAACCACGCATATTAA